Proteins co-encoded in one Ignavibacteria bacterium genomic window:
- the deoC gene encoding deoxyribose-phosphate aldolase, whose translation MIHNYNTFKRLNEAKNNFNHLIDYTYLKKNATVDDIKKICEEAIENHFYSVCIYPEMVGTAKAFLENEDPIVCTVISFPNGDDSTNYKVKETLKAISNGADEIDMVFNYKKLRKLAILEGEDYESVYNELVTDVRQVAHSCHKNGVILKVIIEVEEINYNEIKLACEICVEAGADYIQTSTGFSKINKFFSEKVEQLKYMRKILPEYIKIKVSGGVRNKEQVDMVLPYVDRIGTSVIINDIKN comes from the coding sequence ATGATTCATAATTATAATACTTTCAAACGTCTTAACGAAGCAAAAAACAATTTTAATCATCTAATAGATTACACATATCTTAAAAAGAATGCGACAGTAGATGATATTAAGAAAATATGTGAAGAAGCAATAGAAAACCATTTCTATTCAGTTTGCATATATCCAGAAATGGTTGGTACTGCTAAAGCATTTCTTGAAAACGAAGACCCAATTGTTTGTACTGTAATATCTTTTCCTAATGGTGATGATTCAACTAATTACAAAGTTAAAGAAACACTTAAAGCAATATCTAATGGTGCAGATGAGATTGATATGGTTTTTAATTATAAAAAACTTAGAAAACTTGCCATATTAGAAGGTGAAGATTATGAATCAGTTTATAATGAATTGGTAACGGATGTTAGACAAGTTGCTCATAGTTGTCATAAAAATGGTGTTATTCTGAAAGTTATTATTGAAGTAGAAGAAATAAATTATAATGAAATAAAATTGGCTTGTGAGATATGTGTTGAAGCTGGTGCTGATTATATTCAAACATCAACAGGATTTTCAAAAATTAATAAATTTTTTTCTGAAAAAGTAGAACAATTAAAATATATGAGAAAGATTCTACCAGAATATATAAAAATTAAAGTATCTGGTGGTGTTAGAAATAAAGAACAAGTTGATATGGTTTTACCTTATGTTGATAGAATTGGAACATCTGTCATTATAAATGATATTAAAAATTAA